From Staphylococcus delphini, one genomic window encodes:
- a CDS encoding helix-turn-helix domain-containing protein codes for MEIGQKIKNLRRLKNLTQEELGERTDLSKGYISQIESNKTSPNMETFLNILEVLGTSPRDFFDDKQVAKVHYPKSEQLSYCEDEKGYYLQWPVKRSNEFDMEPLLLTLEPHASYKDFQPSTSDTFVYCLEGAVTLTLGEQQYTAEEGDALYFKALATHRLSNTSQVSAKLMIVATSSYL; via the coding sequence ATGGAGATTGGACAAAAGATAAAAAATTTAAGACGTTTAAAAAACTTAACGCAAGAGGAACTTGGAGAACGTACAGATTTGTCTAAAGGCTATATTTCTCAAATAGAAAGTAATAAAACGTCACCCAATATGGAAACTTTTTTAAATATTTTAGAGGTGCTTGGAACGTCACCACGTGATTTTTTTGATGACAAACAAGTAGCGAAAGTGCATTATCCGAAAAGTGAACAGTTAAGTTACTGTGAAGATGAGAAGGGGTATTATTTGCAGTGGCCTGTGAAGCGTTCGAATGAGTTTGATATGGAGCCGTTATTGCTCACGTTAGAACCACACGCGTCATATAAAGATTTTCAGCCGTCGACATCGGATACTTTCGTCTACTGTTTAGAAGGGGCAGTGACTTTAACTTTAGGGGAGCAACAATATACTGCAGAAGAGGGAGATGCATTATATTTTAAAGCGCTGGCTACACATCGTTTATCGAATACAAGTCAAGTGAGTGCGAAATTGATGATTGTTGCAACGTCATCGTATTTATAG
- the auxB gene encoding lipoteichoic acid stability factor AuxB, with the protein MAGEAYTHISRPVNRLAEKILGWLSWLLLLGTTVVAMFFGLVLFSNESSIQSLENSIANNATFQELLTNNNMNATQFVIMLQNGVWAFIVYLIICLLISFLALISMNHRIVSGLLFLLVAIVTLPLFFILVPLFFFIIALMMFIRKEKYEAVPTYYDEGYAYGPYATHEPQDYQQHETYREPVAYPENERSSTESYRTYEETPAYASSAVNDDEPEVLSRSAKYHQKSQKHQEISQVDDMGDEADDTLVYDSRAMSRNVEQRQQDDELTTDTEAENEAASMSRAEMKQQRKEEKKARKAYEKEQRKLRPSASSQRRQNYDDRMKLQQDRSNSDSQVDKDQ; encoded by the coding sequence ATGGCAGGAGAAGCATATACACATATTAGTCGTCCTGTAAATCGACTCGCCGAAAAAATATTAGGTTGGTTGAGTTGGCTATTGCTGCTAGGTACTACTGTAGTCGCGATGTTTTTCGGCTTAGTCTTGTTTAGTAATGAAAGTTCAATTCAAAGTTTAGAAAACAGTATTGCAAATAACGCAACATTTCAAGAGTTATTAACCAACAATAATATGAATGCGACACAGTTTGTCATCATGTTACAAAATGGTGTATGGGCATTTATCGTATATTTAATCATATGTCTATTGATTTCATTCCTAGCGCTGATTTCAATGAACCATCGTATCGTCTCAGGTTTATTATTTTTACTAGTGGCGATCGTGACGTTACCGTTATTCTTTATTTTAGTGCCACTCTTCTTCTTTATCATAGCCCTCATGATGTTCATTCGAAAAGAGAAGTATGAAGCGGTACCGACGTATTACGATGAGGGTTACGCGTATGGACCATATGCGACTCACGAACCACAAGACTATCAACAACATGAGACGTATCGTGAACCTGTTGCATACCCAGAAAACGAACGTTCATCAACGGAATCGTATCGAACTTATGAAGAAACACCAGCTTATGCATCTTCAGCAGTCAATGACGATGAACCAGAAGTGTTATCACGCTCTGCGAAATATCATCAAAAATCACAAAAGCATCAAGAGATTTCACAAGTAGATGATATGGGAGATGAAGCGGACGACACATTAGTGTATGACAGTCGAGCAATGTCAAGAAATGTCGAACAACGTCAACAAGATGATGAACTAACGACAGATACTGAAGCAGAAAATGAAGCGGCATCGATGTCTAGAGCGGAAATGAAACAACAGCGTAAAGAAGAAAAGAAAGCGCGTAAAGCATACGAAAAAGAACAACGTAAGCTTCGACCAAGTGCTTCCTCACAACGACGTCAAAATTATGATGATCGGATGAAATTACAACAAGACCGTTCAAACAGTGATTCACAAGTAGATAAGGATCAATAA
- a CDS encoding ABC transporter permease has product MRWFGKFYLIAMLVVLYLPIFFLMLYSFNSAGNMVQFEGFTWEHYQTLFDNKRLLQVVFNTIAVALLAAGIATMIGIFGALLLYQLRNQTVKISLLTLNNVLMVSSDVVIGASFLIMFTALGHFTGFGLGFTSVLISHIAFCIPIVVIIVLPKLYEMNDSIMNAARDLGASEFQLLSKVVIPHIMPGIIGGFFMALTYSLDDFTVSFFVTGNGFSVLSVEVYSMARRGISMEINAISTILFALIMLGLLIYQVIQRQKQKIQSNKRGVSL; this is encoded by the coding sequence ATGAGATGGTTTGGAAAGTTTTATTTAATAGCAATGTTAGTTGTATTGTACTTGCCTATTTTCTTTTTAATGCTGTACTCGTTTAATAGTGCAGGCAATATGGTGCAATTTGAAGGGTTTACTTGGGAACATTATCAAACGTTATTCGACAACAAACGTTTACTTCAAGTTGTGTTTAACACGATTGCGGTGGCGTTATTAGCAGCTGGTATTGCGACGATGATTGGCATATTCGGTGCGTTGTTATTGTATCAATTGCGCAATCAAACCGTTAAAATTTCGCTATTAACGTTAAATAATGTGCTCATGGTGTCATCCGATGTTGTGATCGGTGCGTCATTCTTAATTATGTTTACTGCACTAGGACATTTTACAGGATTTGGATTAGGCTTTACGTCTGTCCTCATCTCACATATCGCGTTTTGTATTCCTATTGTTGTCATTATCGTCTTGCCAAAGTTATATGAAATGAATGATTCGATTATGAATGCAGCACGAGACTTAGGGGCGTCAGAGTTTCAATTGTTAAGTAAAGTCGTGATTCCGCACATTATGCCGGGAATTATCGGTGGCTTTTTCATGGCATTAACTTACTCATTAGATGATTTTACAGTAAGTTTCTTCGTTACCGGAAATGGCTTCAGCGTGTTATCAGTAGAAGTTTATTCTATGGCACGACGCGGTATTAGTATGGAGATTAATGCCATTTCTACGATTCTGTTTGCGTTAATTATGCTCGGTTTATTGATTTATCAAGTCATCCAACGTCAAAAACAAAAAATTCAATCCAATAAAAGAGGTGTGTCATTATGA
- a CDS encoding ABC transporter substrate-binding protein: protein MKQLIQLVGGALLLGLISLGVGYWINHDGIGGKQQEKLYVYNWGEYIDPELLDQFEEETGIKVVYETFDSNEAMEAKIRNGGTHYDVAFPSDYTIEKMKKEHLLRPLDHKKIPNMKHLDPYYMNQPFDRNNEYSMPYFYGTVGILYDKEKYEDIDFNSWNALKDPRLKSDVLLVDGAREIMGISLNSLGYSLNDKNSEHLKQAEQHLKTFAPNIRGVVGDEIQMMLEQHEASVAVIWSGSAAPVFHEDERFDYVVPKEGSNLWFDNMVIPKTAQNVEGAHKFINFLLDPEVNKQNTEWVEYATPNETARKQLPEEIRDDERVYPTREEQQRLEVYHDLGPDVLSEYNERFLNFKMAL from the coding sequence ATGAAACAATTAATACAGCTCGTTGGTGGTGCACTGCTATTGGGTTTAATTAGTTTAGGCGTCGGGTATTGGATTAATCACGACGGTATAGGTGGTAAACAACAAGAGAAGCTTTACGTATACAACTGGGGGGAATACATTGATCCTGAGTTGTTAGACCAATTTGAAGAAGAAACAGGTATTAAAGTCGTCTATGAAACATTTGATTCAAACGAGGCAATGGAAGCAAAAATTCGAAATGGTGGTACACATTATGACGTCGCATTTCCGAGTGACTATACCATTGAAAAGATGAAAAAAGAACATTTATTACGACCACTCGATCACAAAAAGATTCCAAATATGAAGCATCTTGACCCGTATTATATGAATCAACCGTTCGATCGTAACAATGAATATTCGATGCCATACTTTTATGGTACAGTCGGGATTTTATATGATAAAGAAAAATATGAGGATATCGATTTCAACAGCTGGAATGCTTTGAAAGATCCGCGACTTAAAAGTGATGTGCTCTTAGTCGATGGTGCACGTGAAATTATGGGCATTTCATTGAATAGTTTAGGGTATAGTTTAAATGATAAAAATTCTGAACATCTCAAACAAGCGGAACAGCATCTTAAAACCTTTGCGCCAAACATTCGTGGTGTCGTGGGGGATGAGATTCAAATGATGCTCGAACAACATGAAGCGAGTGTCGCTGTCATTTGGAGTGGTTCGGCAGCCCCTGTTTTCCATGAAGATGAACGCTTTGATTATGTCGTTCCAAAAGAAGGTTCAAATTTGTGGTTTGATAATATGGTCATTCCTAAAACAGCACAAAATGTGGAAGGGGCGCACAAGTTTATTAATTTCTTGTTAGACCCAGAAGTAAATAAACAAAATACCGAATGGGTGGAATACGCAACACCTAATGAAACAGCGAGAAAGCAATTACCAGAAGAGATTCGTGATGATGAGCGTGTTTACCCAACACGTGAAGAACAACAAAGACTAGAGGTTTATCATGATTTAGGACCAGATGTTTTAAGTGAATACAACGAACGTTTTCTTAATTTTAAAATGGCGCTGTAA
- a CDS encoding UPF0223 family protein has protein sequence MEYTYPIDVDWSQEEMVAVVSFFNAIESYYENQIERDTLMIRYREFKQVVPGKADEKNLFNDFKKQSGYDSYQVIQEAKQHPDQKTLKNS, from the coding sequence ATGGAATACACATATCCGATAGATGTCGACTGGTCTCAAGAAGAAATGGTGGCTGTCGTCTCATTTTTTAACGCCATCGAATCATATTACGAAAATCAAATTGAACGTGACACACTCATGATACGATACCGCGAGTTTAAACAAGTGGTCCCAGGTAAAGCAGACGAAAAAAATCTCTTCAATGACTTTAAAAAACAAAGTGGCTACGACAGTTATCAAGTCATTCAAGAAGCGAAACAACATCCTGATCAAAAAACTTTAAAGAACAGCTAA
- a CDS encoding alpha-ketoacid dehydrogenase subunit beta, producing the protein MAQMTMVQAINNALATELKNDENTLLFGEDVGVNGGVFRVTEGLQKEFGEDRVFDTPLAESGIGGLALGLSTQGYRPIMEVQFLGFVFEVFDSVAGQIARHRFRSGNSKVAPVTVRAPFGGGVHTPELHADNLEGILAQSPGLKVVIPSGPYDAKGLLIESIRSNDPVVYLEHMKLYRSFREEVPEEEYTIEIGKANVKREGTDLTIITYGAMVQESMKAAEELEKDGHSVEVIDLRTVQPLDVETLVKSVEKTGRVIVVQEAQKQAGVGANVVAELSERAILSLEAPIGRVAAPDTIYPFTQAENVWLPNKTDIVEQAKKTLEF; encoded by the coding sequence ATGGCACAAATGACAATGGTTCAAGCGATTAACAACGCGCTAGCAACTGAACTTAAAAATGACGAAAACACTTTGTTATTTGGTGAAGACGTTGGTGTTAACGGTGGTGTATTCCGTGTAACTGAGGGATTACAAAAAGAATTCGGTGAAGACCGTGTATTTGACACACCTTTAGCTGAATCTGGTATCGGTGGTTTAGCGTTAGGTCTTTCAACTCAAGGATACCGTCCAATTATGGAAGTCCAATTCTTAGGTTTCGTATTTGAAGTATTCGATTCTGTTGCAGGACAAATCGCACGTCATCGTTTCCGTTCAGGTAACTCAAAAGTAGCACCAGTGACAGTTCGTGCGCCATTCGGTGGTGGTGTACATACACCAGAATTGCACGCTGATAACTTAGAAGGTATTTTAGCACAATCACCAGGTTTAAAAGTGGTGATTCCATCTGGTCCATACGATGCAAAAGGTTTATTAATCGAAAGTATCCGTAGCAATGACCCAGTCGTATATTTAGAGCACATGAAATTATACCGTTCATTCCGTGAAGAAGTCCCTGAAGAAGAGTACACAATCGAAATCGGTAAAGCGAACGTTAAACGTGAAGGAACTGACTTAACAATCATCACTTACGGTGCAATGGTTCAAGAGTCAATGAAAGCTGCTGAAGAACTTGAAAAAGACGGCCACTCTGTTGAAGTGATTGACTTACGTACAGTTCAACCATTAGACGTTGAAACACTTGTAAAATCAGTTGAAAAAACAGGTCGTGTTATTGTCGTTCAAGAAGCACAAAAACAAGCAGGTGTAGGTGCAAATGTTGTCGCTGAATTATCAGAACGTGCAATTCTTTCATTAGAAGCACCGATCGGACGTGTTGCAGCGCCAGATACAATTTATCCATTTACACAAGCTGAAAACGTTTGGTTACCAAACAAAACTGACATCGTTGAACAAGCGAAGAAAACTTTAGAATTTTAA
- a CDS encoding dihydrolipoamide acetyltransferase family protein produces MAFEFRLPDIGEGIHEGEIVKWFVKAGDTIEEDDVLCEVQNDKSVVEIPSPVSGTVLEVLVEEGTVAVVGDTIVKIDAPDAEEMEFKGGHSNDAPAKAEEAQEEAPQEEAAPAAQEAVEVDENRQVKAMPSVRKYARDNHVNIKAVNGTGKNGRITKEDVDAYLNGGGQAAPAQDTASAESSEASTAPAAPAPAVSTEGEFPETTEKISAMRKAIAKAMVNSKHTAPHVTLMDEIDVQELWDHRKKFKEIAAEQGTKLTFLPYVVKALVSALKKYPALNTSFNEEAGEVVQKHYWNIGIAADTDRGLLVPVVKHADRKSIFQISDEINELAVKARDGKLTSDEMKGATCTISNIGSAGGQWFTPVINHPEVAILGIGRIAQKPIVKDGEIVAAPVLALSLSFDHRQIDGATGQNAMNHIKRLLNNPELLLMEG; encoded by the coding sequence GTGGCATTTGAATTTAGATTACCCGATATTGGTGAAGGTATCCACGAAGGTGAAATCGTAAAGTGGTTTGTTAAAGCTGGAGACACTATTGAAGAAGATGACGTACTATGTGAAGTACAAAATGATAAATCAGTTGTAGAAATCCCATCTCCTGTAAGTGGTACAGTACTTGAAGTATTAGTTGAAGAAGGTACTGTAGCCGTTGTAGGTGACACAATTGTTAAAATTGATGCACCTGACGCTGAAGAAATGGAATTCAAAGGCGGACACAGCAATGATGCACCTGCAAAAGCTGAAGAAGCTCAAGAAGAAGCACCTCAAGAAGAAGCGGCACCTGCTGCTCAAGAAGCTGTAGAAGTTGATGAAAACAGACAAGTAAAAGCAATGCCATCAGTGCGTAAATATGCACGTGACAATCATGTGAACATTAAAGCTGTTAATGGTACAGGTAAAAATGGTAGAATTACTAAAGAAGATGTAGATGCATACTTAAATGGTGGCGGTCAAGCTGCACCAGCTCAAGATACTGCATCAGCTGAATCTTCAGAAGCATCAACTGCACCAGCAGCGCCAGCACCAGCAGTTTCAACTGAAGGTGAATTCCCTGAAACAACAGAAAAAATCTCTGCAATGCGTAAAGCAATCGCAAAAGCAATGGTGAACTCTAAACATACTGCACCTCACGTAACATTAATGGATGAAATTGATGTTCAAGAGTTATGGGATCACCGTAAGAAATTTAAAGAAATTGCTGCTGAACAAGGTACTAAATTAACATTCTTACCTTATGTTGTTAAAGCTTTAGTATCAGCATTGAAAAAATACCCAGCACTTAACACTTCATTTAACGAAGAAGCTGGCGAAGTTGTACAAAAACATTACTGGAACATTGGTATCGCAGCTGACACTGACAGAGGTCTTTTAGTACCTGTTGTTAAACATGCTGACCGTAAATCAATCTTCCAAATCTCAGATGAAATTAACGAACTTGCTGTAAAAGCACGTGACGGTAAATTAACATCTGACGAAATGAAAGGTGCAACATGTACAATTAGTAACATCGGTTCTGCAGGTGGCCAATGGTTCACACCAGTTATCAACCACCCAGAAGTTGCAATCTTAGGTATTGGTCGTATCGCTCAAAAACCAATCGTTAAAGATGGCGAAATCGTTGCAGCACCTGTGTTAGCATTATCACTAAGCTTTGACCACAGACAAATTGATGGTGCAACTGGTCAAAACGCAATGAACCACATCAAACGTTTATTAAACAATCCAGAACTATTATTAATGGAGGGGTAA
- a CDS encoding ABC transporter permease, with the protein MKHINRWLSIPYLLWMVFFIVIPVILLCYFSFVDDHGHFTLMNYEQFFSVRYMRMLFESIVYATLITLICLLVSYPAAYFIHQSRHAASWLLVMIIPTWMNLLLKTYAFIGIFSHDGLINKILMALNIPSQSILFTAPAFIFVAAYIYIPFMLLPIYNSMKDIPNQLFFAAQDLGANTFTVIRKVLLPLTAEGVKTGIQVTFIPALSLFMITRLIAGNKVINIGTAIEEQFLVIQNFGMGSTIALFLVLFMALVMILTRSKHKGGASK; encoded by the coding sequence ATGAAACACATTAATCGTTGGCTCTCTATACCGTATTTACTTTGGATGGTTTTCTTCATTGTCATTCCAGTCATTTTACTGTGTTACTTTTCATTCGTTGACGATCATGGGCACTTTACATTGATGAATTATGAACAGTTTTTCTCTGTCCGTTATATGAGAATGTTATTTGAATCTATCGTTTATGCGACATTAATTACGCTGATTTGTTTATTAGTCAGTTATCCAGCAGCTTATTTCATTCATCAATCGCGTCACGCAGCATCTTGGTTGTTGGTGATGATTATTCCAACATGGATGAATTTACTACTTAAGACATATGCATTTATTGGGATTTTCAGTCATGATGGTCTTATCAATAAAATTTTGATGGCTTTGAACATTCCATCTCAATCGATTTTATTTACTGCACCTGCATTTATTTTTGTAGCGGCGTACATTTATATTCCATTCATGTTGTTGCCCATTTACAACAGTATGAAAGATATCCCAAATCAACTGTTTTTCGCAGCGCAAGATTTAGGGGCGAATACGTTTACTGTCATTCGTAAAGTATTGCTTCCTTTAACGGCTGAAGGGGTCAAAACAGGGATTCAAGTCACATTCATTCCTGCGTTGTCACTCTTCATGATTACGAGACTGATCGCTGGTAACAAAGTCATCAATATTGGTACAGCGATTGAAGAGCAATTTTTAGTCATCCAAAACTTTGGAATGGGTTCGACAATTGCGCTCTTCTTAGTGTTATTCATGGCATTAGTTATGATTTTAACACGTAGTAAGCATAAGGGAGGCGCTTCAAAATGA
- the pdhA gene encoding pyruvate dehydrogenase (acetyl-transferring) E1 component subunit alpha has protein sequence MVTKLNNQFDAEKVLKDTESKFEMVQILDADGNVTNEDLLPDLSDEQLVELMRRMVWTRILDQRSISLNRQGRLGFYAPTAGQEASQLASQFALEQEDFILPGYRDVPQLIWHGLPLTKAFLFSRGHFVGNQMPEGVNALSPQIIIGAQYIQTAGVALGLKKRGKKAVAITYTGDGGSSQGDFYEGINFASAYKVPAIFVIQNNNYAISTPRDKQTAAQTLAQKAIAVGIPGIQVDGMDALAVYQATKEARDRAINGEGPTLIETMTYRYGPHTMAGDDPTKYRTSDEDSEWEKKDPLVRFRKFLENKGLWSEEKENEVIEQAKNEIKAAIKEADSTEKQTVTSLMEIMYEDMPANLKEQYEIYKEKESK, from the coding sequence ATGGTTACTAAGTTAAACAACCAGTTCGATGCTGAAAAAGTATTGAAAGATACTGAGTCAAAATTTGAAATGGTTCAAATCTTAGATGCAGATGGAAATGTAACAAATGAAGATTTACTTCCGGACTTATCGGATGAGCAGTTAGTAGAATTAATGAGAAGAATGGTTTGGACACGTATTTTAGACCAACGTTCAATCTCATTAAACAGACAAGGACGTTTAGGTTTCTATGCGCCAACTGCTGGTCAAGAAGCATCACAACTTGCTTCACAATTCGCATTAGAGCAAGAAGACTTTATTCTTCCTGGTTACCGTGATGTACCACAATTAATTTGGCATGGCTTACCATTAACAAAAGCTTTCTTATTCTCACGTGGTCACTTCGTAGGGAACCAAATGCCTGAAGGTGTGAACGCGTTAAGTCCACAAATCATTATCGGTGCGCAATACATCCAAACAGCTGGTGTTGCATTAGGACTTAAAAAACGTGGTAAAAAAGCAGTGGCGATTACGTATACAGGAGACGGTGGTTCTTCACAAGGTGATTTCTATGAAGGTATCAACTTTGCTTCAGCGTACAAAGTGCCTGCAATTTTCGTAATTCAAAATAACAATTACGCGATTTCAACGCCACGTGATAAACAAACTGCAGCGCAAACATTAGCACAAAAAGCAATCGCAGTAGGTATCCCTGGTATCCAAGTTGACGGTATGGATGCATTAGCAGTATACCAAGCAACGAAAGAAGCTCGCGACCGTGCTATCAATGGTGAAGGTCCAACATTAATCGAGACAATGACATATCGTTATGGGCCACATACAATGGCTGGGGACGACCCAACGAAATACAGAACATCTGATGAAGATTCAGAGTGGGAGAAAAAAGATCCACTTGTTCGCTTCAGAAAATTCTTAGAAAACAAAGGCTTATGGTCTGAAGAAAAAGAAAATGAAGTTATCGAACAAGCTAAAAATGAAATCAAAGCTGCGATTAAAGAGGCTGACAGCACTGAAAAACAAACAGTGACTTCATTAATGGAAATCATGTATGAAGATATGCCTGCAAACTTAAAAGAACAATATGAAATCTACAAAGAGAAGGAGTCGAAATAG
- a CDS encoding ABC transporter ATP-binding protein: MSELLKFKNVTKKYDTTTILNDIDLEIESGHFYTILGPSGCGKTTMLKLIAGFETPDAGEVIYLGKNINQLPANQRQVNTVFQDYALFPHLNVYDNVAFGLKLKKMKKDEIEKKVTEALKLVKLEDYMYSEIHALSGGQKQRIAMARAIVNEPEILLLDESLSALDLKLRTEMQYELRELQSRLGITFVFVTHDQEEALALSDFIFVMRAGKIEQFGTPLDIYDEPVNRFVADFIGESNIVEGTMVKDYVVNIYGQDFDCVDKDIPPQTLVDVVIRPEDITLVPEEQGLFKATVTSSLFRGVHYEMICEDRKGYEWMIQSTKNAEIGTRVGLDFEPEAIHIMVPGETEEEFDKRIEGYGDLNHETH, from the coding sequence TTGAGTGAATTACTAAAGTTTAAAAATGTTACAAAAAAGTATGATACAACGACCATTTTGAATGATATTGATTTAGAAATCGAATCAGGACATTTTTATACCATTTTAGGACCATCTGGTTGTGGTAAAACAACAATGTTGAAGTTGATTGCTGGCTTTGAAACTCCCGATGCAGGAGAAGTGATTTATTTAGGGAAAAATATTAATCAACTTCCAGCGAATCAACGTCAAGTGAACACAGTTTTCCAAGACTATGCGTTGTTTCCACATTTGAACGTCTATGATAACGTTGCATTTGGATTGAAGTTAAAAAAGATGAAAAAAGATGAAATCGAGAAAAAAGTGACAGAAGCGTTGAAGCTCGTTAAATTAGAAGACTATATGTACAGTGAGATTCATGCGTTAAGTGGGGGTCAAAAGCAACGTATTGCAATGGCACGTGCAATTGTTAATGAACCTGAAATCTTGTTATTAGATGAGTCGTTATCAGCACTCGATTTAAAATTACGTACTGAGATGCAATATGAGTTGCGCGAATTACAATCACGCTTAGGCATTACGTTCGTCTTTGTTACACATGATCAGGAGGAAGCCCTTGCTTTAAGTGACTTCATCTTTGTTATGCGCGCAGGTAAAATCGAACAGTTTGGTACGCCGCTTGATATTTACGATGAACCGGTCAATCGCTTCGTAGCAGACTTTATTGGCGAGTCGAACATTGTTGAGGGGACGATGGTTAAAGACTATGTAGTGAACATTTACGGCCAAGATTTTGACTGTGTCGATAAAGATATTCCACCTCAAACTTTAGTTGATGTTGTCATTCGTCCAGAAGATATTACACTCGTGCCAGAAGAACAAGGGTTGTTTAAAGCGACTGTGACGAGCTCGTTATTTAGAGGCGTACATTATGAAATGATTTGTGAAGATCGCAAAGGCTATGAGTGGATGATTCAGTCAACGAAAAACGCAGAGATTGGTACACGTGTAGGTTTAGACTTTGAACCTGAAGCGATTCATATCATGGTACCGGGTGAAACAGAAGAAGAATTCGACAAACGTATTGAAGGTTATGGAGATTTGAATCATGAAACACATTAA
- the lpdA gene encoding dihydrolipoyl dehydrogenase has protein sequence MVVGDFPIETDTIVIGAGPGGYVAAIRAAQLGQKVTIVEKGNLGGVCLNVGCIPSKALLNVSHRFEQAQHGADLGITAENVSLDFDKVQSFKGSVVSKLTGGVESLLKGNKVEIVRGEAYFVDEHSLRVMDDKSAQTYNFKNAIVATGSRPIQIPNFEFGGRILDSTGALNLQEVPKKLVVVGGGYIGSELGTAYANFGTEVTILEGAKEILGGFEKQMVAPVKKEMKAKGMIIETEALAKSAEETDNGVKVTYEVKGEEKTIEADYVLVTVGRRPNTDELGLEEVGVKLTDRGLVEVDKQSRTSVDSIYAIGDIVPGLPLAHKASYEAKIAAEAIAGQNSEVDYIGMPAVCFTEPELAQVGYTEAQAKEEGLDIKASKFPYQANGRALSLNDTNGFVKLVTLKEDDTLIGAQVVGTNASDVIAELGLAIEAGMNAEDIALTVHAHPTLGEMSMEAAEKALGLPIHTM, from the coding sequence ATGGTAGTCGGAGATTTTCCAATTGAAACAGATACTATTGTCATTGGGGCAGGTCCTGGTGGCTATGTTGCAGCAATCCGTGCAGCACAGTTAGGTCAAAAAGTAACGATCGTTGAAAAAGGCAATTTAGGTGGCGTATGCTTAAACGTAGGTTGTATTCCTTCAAAAGCATTATTAAACGTATCTCACCGTTTCGAACAAGCGCAACACGGTGCAGACTTAGGTATCACTGCTGAGAACGTATCTTTAGATTTCGATAAAGTCCAATCTTTTAAAGGTTCAGTCGTTAGCAAATTAACTGGCGGTGTTGAATCATTATTAAAAGGAAACAAAGTTGAAATCGTTCGTGGTGAAGCTTACTTCGTTGATGAACACAGCTTACGTGTAATGGACGATAAGAGCGCACAAACTTACAACTTCAAAAATGCTATCGTAGCAACAGGTTCACGTCCAATTCAAATTCCTAACTTCGAATTCGGTGGTCGTATCCTTGACTCTACTGGTGCGTTAAACTTACAAGAAGTACCTAAAAAATTAGTTGTCGTTGGTGGCGGCTACATCGGTTCAGAATTAGGTACTGCCTATGCTAACTTCGGTACTGAAGTGACAATTCTTGAAGGTGCAAAAGAAATTCTTGGTGGTTTCGAAAAACAAATGGTTGCACCAGTTAAAAAAGAAATGAAAGCAAAAGGCATGATCATCGAAACAGAAGCTTTAGCTAAATCAGCTGAAGAAACTGATAACGGTGTTAAAGTGACTTACGAAGTTAAAGGTGAAGAGAAAACAATCGAAGCTGACTACGTATTAGTAACTGTAGGTCGTCGTCCAAACACTGACGAACTTGGTTTAGAAGAAGTTGGCGTGAAATTAACTGACCGCGGTTTAGTTGAAGTTGACAAACAAAGCCGTACATCTGTTGACAGTATCTATGCAATTGGTGATATCGTCCCAGGCTTACCACTTGCACACAAAGCAAGCTACGAAGCTAAAATTGCAGCTGAAGCGATTGCAGGACAAAATTCAGAAGTGGATTACATCGGTATGCCTGCAGTATGTTTCACTGAGCCAGAATTAGCACAAGTGGGTTACACTGAAGCACAAGCGAAAGAAGAAGGTCTTGACATCAAAGCTTCTAAATTCCCTTACCAAGCAAACGGCCGTGCATTATCATTAAATGATACAAACGGTTTCGTTAAACTTGTGACACTTAAAGAAGATGACACGCTTATCGGTGCACAAGTTGTGGGTACAAACGCTTCAGACGTTATCGCTGAACTTGGTTTAGCAATTGAAGCAGGTATGAACGCTGAAGATATCGCTTTAACAGTTCACGCTCACCCAACATTAGGTGAAATGAGCATGGAAGCTGCTGAAAAAGCTTTAGGTTTACCAATTCACACAATGTAA